In Cupriavidus taiwanensis, the following proteins share a genomic window:
- a CDS encoding ATP-dependent DNA helicase — protein MSDLPDSRQLSLDSDPSDPSDPSDLSEAAAPAHAVQADAAARRGAELATIFADTGTLAQAIPGYRPRASQHKMAEAVAGAIAQNDSVIVEAGTGTGKTYAYLVPAMLWGGKVILSTGTKNLQDQLFLRDIPTVRHALNVPVSVALLKGRANYVCHYHLERAQAGGRLASRQDAAWLREIGRFIKETATGDKAELASVPENAPVWQMVTSTRDNCLGSECPHYKDCFVMRARKEAQQADVVVVNHHLFFADVVLRDTGMAELLPAANTVIFDEAHQLPETATLFFGETLSTSQLLEIARDTVAEGLSHARDAVDWVALGAPLERAARDLRLAFGKDNARLALGQIEADRRIAEPFNETLDALDAALSDFVEMLESQAERAESLQQCHRRALELANKLAAWRTDAPAAPAPQPADGEEQGQEQGGAAPSAGPETVRWVEVFSHTVQLHRTPLSIAPIFTRQRGGQPRAWVFTSATLSVKGNFTHYAAQLGLDKERSLTLPSPFDYAKQGLLYVPRDMPAPQSPQFTDAVVQAALPLIEAAGGRTFLLCTTLRAVQRASDLLYDAFAERGLNLPLLVQGQASRTELLDRFRELGNAVLVGSQSFWEGVDVRGEALSLVIIDKLPFAPPDDPVLAARMEVLQKKGLSPFAVHQLPHAVITLKQGAGRLIRSESDRGVLAIFDTRLVEKPYGRQIWQSLPPFTRTREAATVVRFLESLRGSPAGQQDETDAGDAAAD, from the coding sequence TTGTCCGATCTTCCCGATTCCCGCCAGTTGTCCCTGGATAGCGACCCGAGCGACCCGAGCGACCCGAGCGACCTCAGCGAGGCCGCGGCGCCTGCCCATGCCGTGCAGGCCGATGCCGCTGCCCGCCGCGGCGCCGAGCTTGCCACCATCTTTGCCGATACCGGCACGCTGGCCCAGGCCATTCCCGGCTACCGGCCGCGTGCCTCGCAGCACAAGATGGCCGAGGCCGTCGCCGGCGCGATCGCGCAGAACGATTCCGTGATCGTCGAGGCCGGCACCGGCACCGGCAAGACCTACGCCTACCTGGTGCCCGCGATGCTGTGGGGCGGCAAGGTGATCCTGTCCACCGGCACCAAGAACCTGCAGGACCAGCTGTTCCTGCGCGACATCCCGACCGTGCGCCACGCGCTCAACGTGCCGGTCTCGGTGGCGCTGCTCAAGGGCCGGGCCAACTACGTCTGCCACTACCACCTGGAACGCGCGCAGGCCGGCGGGCGCCTGGCCTCGCGCCAGGATGCGGCGTGGCTGCGCGAGATCGGGCGCTTCATCAAGGAAACCGCTACCGGCGACAAGGCGGAACTGGCGTCGGTGCCGGAGAACGCCCCCGTGTGGCAGATGGTGACCTCCACGCGCGACAACTGCCTCGGCTCGGAATGCCCGCATTACAAGGACTGCTTCGTGATGCGCGCGCGCAAGGAAGCGCAGCAGGCCGACGTGGTGGTGGTCAACCACCACCTGTTCTTTGCCGACGTGGTGCTGCGCGACACTGGCATGGCCGAGCTGCTGCCCGCGGCCAACACCGTGATCTTCGACGAAGCGCACCAGCTGCCCGAGACCGCCACGCTGTTCTTCGGCGAGACGCTGTCGACCAGCCAGCTGCTGGAGATCGCGCGCGATACCGTGGCCGAGGGCCTGTCGCATGCGCGCGATGCGGTCGACTGGGTGGCGCTGGGCGCGCCGCTGGAACGCGCCGCGCGCGACCTGCGCCTGGCCTTCGGCAAGGACAACGCGCGCCTGGCGCTGGGCCAGATCGAGGCCGACCGCCGCATCGCCGAACCCTTCAACGAGACCCTCGATGCGCTCGACGCGGCGCTGTCCGACTTCGTCGAGATGCTCGAAAGCCAGGCCGAGCGCGCCGAATCGCTGCAGCAATGCCACCGCCGCGCGCTCGAGCTGGCCAACAAGCTGGCCGCCTGGCGCACCGATGCCCCGGCCGCGCCGGCACCGCAGCCAGCCGACGGCGAGGAGCAGGGGCAGGAGCAGGGCGGGGCCGCGCCATCCGCCGGCCCGGAAACCGTGCGCTGGGTCGAGGTGTTCTCGCACACTGTGCAGCTGCACCGTACGCCGCTGTCGATCGCGCCGATCTTCACGCGGCAGCGCGGGGGGCAGCCGCGCGCGTGGGTCTTTACCTCGGCGACGCTGTCGGTGAAGGGCAATTTCACCCACTACGCCGCGCAGCTGGGGCTCGACAAGGAGCGCTCGCTGACGTTGCCCAGCCCGTTCGACTACGCGAAGCAGGGCCTGCTGTACGTGCCGCGCGACATGCCTGCGCCGCAGTCGCCGCAGTTCACCGATGCAGTGGTGCAGGCCGCGCTGCCGCTGATCGAGGCCGCCGGCGGGCGCACCTTCCTGCTGTGCACCACGCTGCGCGCGGTGCAGCGGGCCTCGGACCTGCTCTACGATGCCTTTGCCGAACGCGGCCTGAACCTGCCGCTGCTGGTGCAGGGCCAGGCCAGCCGCACCGAGCTGCTGGACCGCTTCCGCGAGCTTGGCAATGCGGTGCTGGTCGGCAGCCAGAGCTTCTGGGAGGGCGTGGACGTGCGCGGCGAGGCGCTGTCCCTGGTGATCATCGACAAGCTGCCGTTCGCGCCGCCCGACGATCCGGTGCTGGCCGCGCGCATGGAAGTGCTGCAGAAGAAGGGCCTGAGCCCGTTTGCCGTGCACCAGCTGCCGCATGCGGTGATCACGCTCAAGCAGGGGGCGGGGCGGCTGATCCGTTCCGAATCGGACCGCGGCGTGCTGGCGATCTTCGACACGCGCCTGGTCGAGAAGCCCTATGGGCGCCAGATCTGGCAGAGCCTGCCGCCGTTCACGCGCACGCGCGAGGCGGCCACGGTGGTGCGCTTCCTGGAGTCGCTGCGCGGATCGCCCGCCGGGCAGCAGGACGAAACCGACGCCGGGGATGCGGCCGCCGACTGA
- the pgeF gene encoding peptidoglycan editing factor PgeF has translation MSATPDPAWLVPDWPAPARVRALSTTRQGGVSQGPYGLAGGMPGGLNLGTHVGDDPADVARNRARLAACLPSMPQWLEQVHGCAVATVDHVGAPGDPVPRADASLALAPGHVCAVMTADCLPVLLCDTQGTVVGAAHAGWRGLCHGVIEATLARMQAAAGGAATRWLAWLGPAIGPNAFEVGAEVREAFLAQARPDEQAAVAAAFRAGAPGKYFADIYALARTRLARAGCVDIHGGAACTVADAERFYSYRRDGVTGRMASLVWLAD, from the coding sequence ATGAGCGCGACGCCTGATCCCGCCTGGCTGGTGCCGGACTGGCCGGCGCCGGCGCGCGTGCGCGCGCTGTCGACCACGCGCCAGGGCGGGGTCAGCCAGGGTCCGTACGGACTCGCCGGCGGCATGCCCGGCGGCCTGAACCTGGGCACCCACGTCGGCGACGATCCGGCCGACGTCGCGCGCAACCGCGCGCGGCTGGCCGCGTGCCTGCCGTCGATGCCGCAATGGCTGGAACAGGTGCATGGCTGCGCGGTCGCCACCGTCGACCATGTGGGCGCGCCGGGCGATCCCGTGCCGCGGGCCGATGCGAGCCTGGCGCTGGCGCCGGGCCACGTCTGCGCCGTGATGACGGCCGACTGCCTGCCGGTGCTGCTGTGCGATACGCAGGGGACGGTGGTGGGCGCCGCGCATGCGGGCTGGCGCGGCCTGTGCCATGGCGTGATCGAGGCCACGCTGGCGCGGATGCAGGCGGCCGCCGGCGGCGCTGCCACGCGCTGGCTGGCATGGCTGGGTCCGGCGATCGGCCCCAACGCCTTCGAGGTCGGCGCCGAGGTGCGCGAGGCCTTCCTCGCGCAGGCACGCCCGGACGAACAGGCCGCGGTGGCCGCGGCGTTCCGCGCCGGCGCTCCGGGCAAGTACTTCGCCGACATCTATGCCCTGGCGCGCACGCGCCTGGCCCGCGCCGGCTGCGTCGACATCCACGGCGGCGCTGCCTGCACCGTTGCCGATGCCGAACGCTTCTACTCCTACCGGCGCGACGGCGTGACCGGGCGCATGGCCAGCCTGGTCTGGCTGGCCGACTGA
- a CDS encoding Tex family protein, translating to MSNLPASVSQKIVALIAAELSVQPRQVAAAVALLDEGATVPFIARYRKEVTGNLDDTQLRNLEERLLYLRDMEDRRAAILASIEEQGKLTPELQAAIEAAQTKQALEDLYLPYKPKRRTRAQIARECGLEPLALALLADPTLDPQAEAAKYVNGNPTADGGVPDVKAALDGARDILSEQFGETAELLGKLREHLWNHGVVASSVMEGKETAEEEKFRDYYNYSETLRTVPSHRALALFRGRNAGVLMVKLGLGEEQDALVPHPCEGMIARHVGIQQLGRPADKWLGDVCRWCWRVKVQPHLETELLTQLRETAESEAIKVFGRNLHELLLAAPAGPKSVMGIDPGIRTGCKVAVVDSTGKLLETATIYPHEPRRDWNGSLAALARLAKQHNVALVSIGNGTASRETDKLVQDLMKQMPELKLTKIVVSEAGASVYSASELAAKEFPDLDVSLRGAVSIARRLQDPLAELVKIDPKSIGVGQYQHDVNQRELARALDAVVEDCVNAVGVDVNTASAPLLARVSGLNSVLARNIVEFRDANGAFANRNALKQVPRLGDKTFEQAAGFLRINDGDNPLDRSSVHPEAYPVVQRILDHVKKCLRDVMGNREALRGLAPEKFTDESFGLPTVRDILSELEKPGRDPRPEFKTATFQDGVEDVKDLQPGMVLEGVVTNVAAFGAFVDIGVHQDGLVHISALSNKFVKDAHEVVKAGQIVKVKVMEVDVKRNRIGLSMRLDDEPGQAAARAGGGDRNDRGGQRNGGGKGFGGGRREPEPAGAMAAAFAKLKR from the coding sequence ATGTCCAACCTGCCCGCATCCGTCTCGCAAAAGATCGTCGCGCTCATCGCGGCCGAACTGTCCGTGCAGCCCCGCCAGGTGGCCGCGGCCGTGGCGCTGCTCGATGAAGGCGCCACCGTCCCCTTCATCGCCCGCTACCGCAAGGAAGTGACCGGCAACCTCGACGACACGCAGCTGCGCAACCTGGAAGAGCGCCTGCTGTACCTGCGCGACATGGAAGACCGCCGCGCCGCGATCCTGGCGTCGATCGAGGAGCAAGGCAAGCTCACGCCCGAGCTGCAGGCCGCGATCGAAGCCGCGCAGACCAAGCAGGCGCTGGAAGACCTCTACCTGCCCTACAAGCCCAAGCGCCGCACCCGCGCCCAGATCGCGCGCGAATGCGGGCTGGAGCCGCTGGCGCTGGCCTTGCTGGCAGATCCCACGCTCGACCCGCAGGCCGAAGCGGCGAAGTACGTCAACGGCAACCCCACCGCCGACGGCGGCGTGCCCGACGTCAAGGCGGCGCTGGACGGCGCGCGCGACATCCTGTCGGAACAGTTCGGCGAGACCGCCGAACTGCTGGGCAAGCTGCGCGAGCACCTGTGGAACCACGGCGTGGTGGCCTCGTCGGTGATGGAAGGCAAGGAAACCGCGGAAGAAGAGAAATTCCGCGACTACTACAACTACAGCGAGACCCTGCGCACGGTGCCGTCGCATCGCGCGCTGGCGCTGTTCCGCGGCCGCAATGCCGGCGTGCTGATGGTCAAGCTGGGCCTGGGCGAAGAGCAGGACGCGCTGGTGCCGCACCCGTGCGAAGGCATGATTGCGCGCCATGTCGGCATCCAGCAGCTGGGCCGCCCCGCCGACAAGTGGCTGGGCGACGTGTGCCGCTGGTGCTGGCGCGTCAAGGTGCAGCCGCACCTGGAGACCGAGTTGCTGACGCAGCTGCGCGAAACCGCCGAGAGCGAGGCCATCAAGGTGTTCGGCCGCAACCTGCATGAGCTGCTGCTGGCGGCGCCGGCCGGTCCCAAGTCGGTGATGGGCATCGATCCGGGCATCCGCACCGGCTGCAAGGTGGCCGTGGTGGACAGCACCGGCAAGCTGCTGGAGACAGCCACCATCTATCCGCACGAGCCGCGCCGCGACTGGAACGGCTCGCTCGCCGCGCTGGCGCGCCTGGCCAAGCAGCACAACGTGGCGCTGGTCTCGATCGGCAACGGCACCGCCAGCCGCGAGACCGACAAGCTGGTGCAGGACCTGATGAAGCAGATGCCCGAGCTGAAGCTGACCAAGATCGTGGTCAGCGAAGCCGGCGCCTCGGTCTATTCGGCGTCGGAGCTGGCCGCCAAGGAATTCCCGGACCTGGACGTGTCGCTGCGCGGGGCGGTGTCGATCGCGCGCCGGCTGCAGGATCCGCTGGCCGAGCTGGTCAAGATCGATCCGAAGTCGATCGGCGTGGGCCAGTACCAGCACGACGTCAACCAGCGCGAGCTGGCGCGCGCGCTCGACGCGGTGGTCGAGGACTGCGTCAATGCCGTGGGGGTCGACGTCAACACCGCCTCGGCGCCGCTGCTGGCGCGCGTGTCGGGCCTGAATTCGGTGCTGGCGCGCAATATCGTCGAGTTCCGCGACGCCAACGGCGCCTTCGCCAACCGCAATGCGCTGAAGCAGGTGCCGCGCCTGGGCGACAAGACCTTCGAGCAGGCCGCGGGCTTCCTGCGCATCAACGACGGCGACAATCCGCTCGACCGCTCCTCGGTGCACCCGGAAGCGTACCCGGTGGTGCAGCGCATCCTGGACCACGTCAAGAAGTGCCTGCGCGACGTGATGGGCAACCGCGAGGCGCTGCGCGGCCTGGCGCCGGAGAAGTTCACCGACGAATCGTTCGGCCTGCCGACGGTGCGCGACATCCTGTCCGAGCTGGAAAAGCCCGGCCGCGACCCGCGTCCCGAGTTCAAGACCGCGACCTTCCAGGATGGCGTGGAGGACGTGAAGGACCTGCAGCCCGGCATGGTGCTCGAAGGCGTGGTCACCAACGTGGCCGCGTTCGGCGCGTTTGTCGATATCGGCGTGCACCAGGACGGCCTGGTCCATATCTCGGCGCTGTCGAACAAGTTCGTCAAGGACGCGCACGAAGTGGTCAAGGCCGGGCAGATCGTCAAGGTCAAGGTGATGGAGGTGGACGTCAAGCGCAATCGCATCGGCCTGTCGATGCGGCTCGACGACGAGCCCGGCCAGGCCGCGGCGCGCGCAGGGGGCGGCGACCGCAACGACCGTGGCGGCCAGCGCAATGGCGGCGGCAAGGGCTTCGGCGGCGGCCGTCGCGAGCCGGAGCCGGCCGGCGCCATGGCCGCCGCGTTCGCCAAGCTCAAGCGCTGA
- a CDS encoding DUF465 domain-containing protein, with the protein MDSNLNTLERRIMELQIEHRDLDYLIDRLAGDAVHDELQLRRLKKRRLKLKDAITLLQLQLEPDVPA; encoded by the coding sequence ATGGACAGCAACCTGAATACCCTGGAGCGGCGCATCATGGAGTTGCAGATCGAGCACCGCGATCTCGACTACCTGATCGACCGGCTGGCCGGCGATGCGGTCCATGACGAATTGCAGTTGCGGCGGCTGAAGAAGCGCCGGCTCAAGCTGAAGGACGCCATCACGCTGCTGCAGCTGCAGCTCGAACCCGACGTGCCGGCCTGA
- a CDS encoding RluA family pseudouridine synthase codes for MKKNSVKHYSPSPQPNPQAGDGVGGLPPERVRAAAVVADFEASAEAFDDAADAPAVAADPAVTLSLEVDSASHGERLDKLLARHFSEFSRSRLQQWIESGAVRVDGQVRRPRDAVQMGNRIEVRPQAAPESSAFAPEDVPLEVVYEDDTLLVINKPAGLVVHPAAGNWSGTVLNGLLHRDPGAASLPRAGIVHRLDKETSGLMVVARTLTAQTDLVRQLQARTVKRTYIALVWGRTYDEGTIDAPIGRDPRERTRMAIVQTASGKPSRTHFRTLATVPLGRGFVSMVMCKLETGRTHQIRVHFESIGHPLVGDPVYFRATQRGQRPAIRVPLPVPYERQALHAYKLGLVHPATGKHMSWTAQPPEDLQALIDALDFESAQADDEDDAWDEVWEGGEAHWEYAGDDDDDDDGDGDERDA; via the coding sequence ATGAAGAAAAATAGCGTCAAGCATTATAGCCCAAGCCCCCAGCCCAACCCGCAAGCAGGAGATGGCGTGGGAGGACTGCCACCCGAACGGGTGCGCGCCGCCGCGGTGGTGGCCGATTTCGAGGCCAGCGCGGAAGCATTCGACGATGCCGCCGACGCGCCGGCTGTCGCGGCCGACCCGGCCGTGACCCTGTCGCTGGAGGTGGACAGCGCCTCGCATGGCGAGCGTCTCGACAAATTGCTGGCGCGTCACTTCAGCGAGTTTTCGCGCAGCCGCCTGCAGCAATGGATCGAAAGCGGCGCGGTGCGCGTCGACGGGCAGGTGCGCCGTCCGCGCGACGCGGTGCAGATGGGCAACCGGATCGAGGTCCGGCCGCAGGCCGCGCCGGAATCGTCGGCGTTCGCCCCCGAGGACGTGCCGCTCGAGGTGGTCTACGAGGACGACACCCTGCTGGTGATCAACAAGCCCGCCGGGCTGGTGGTGCATCCTGCCGCCGGCAACTGGAGCGGCACCGTGCTCAATGGCCTGCTGCATCGCGACCCGGGCGCCGCGTCGTTGCCGCGCGCGGGCATCGTGCACCGGCTCGACAAGGAGACCTCGGGGCTGATGGTGGTGGCGCGCACGCTGACCGCGCAGACCGACCTGGTGCGGCAGCTGCAGGCGCGCACGGTCAAGCGCACCTATATCGCGCTGGTGTGGGGCCGCACCTATGACGAGGGCACCATCGACGCGCCCATCGGCCGCGACCCGCGCGAGCGCACGCGCATGGCGATCGTGCAGACCGCCAGCGGCAAGCCGTCGCGCACGCATTTCCGCACGCTGGCGACGGTGCCGCTGGGGCGGGGTTTCGTGTCGATGGTGATGTGCAAGCTCGAGACCGGCCGCACCCACCAGATCCGCGTGCATTTCGAATCGATCGGCCATCCGCTGGTGGGCGACCCGGTCTATTTCCGCGCCACCCAGCGCGGCCAGCGTCCCGCCATCCGCGTGCCGCTGCCGGTGCCGTACGAGCGCCAGGCGCTGCATGCGTACAAGCTCGGCCTGGTGCATCCGGCCACCGGCAAGCACATGTCGTGGACCGCGCAGCCGCCCGAGGACCTGCAGGCACTGATCGATGCGCTCGACTTTGAAAGCGCGCAGGCCGACGACGAAGACGACGCCTGGGACGAAGTGTGGGAAGGCGGCGAAGCCCACTGGGAATACGCCGGCGATGATGACGATGACGACGACGGTGACGGCGATGAGCGCGACGCCTGA
- a CDS encoding outer membrane protein assembly factor BamD, whose amino-acid sequence MQLQSMKRARWRTTIGAVLLAGGCVMLSACGLLADQPDETAGWSANKLYSEAKDALDGGDYTRAVKLYEKLEGRYPFGRYAQQAQIDTAYANYKDGETAAALAAVDRFIQLHPNHPTIDYAYYLKGLINFNDNLGWLGRFSGQDLSERDPKAARAAYDAFHTLITRYPESKYTPDATLRMQYIVNSLAQHEVHAARYYYRRGAYLAAVNRAQQSLKDYDGAPANEEALYIMIRSYDAMGMKDLRDDTARVMEKNFPESDFIKYGARRKDKSWWEVF is encoded by the coding sequence ATGCAATTGCAGAGCATGAAACGCGCGCGCTGGCGCACGACAATTGGAGCGGTTCTGCTCGCAGGCGGCTGCGTCATGCTGTCGGCATGCGGCCTGCTAGCGGACCAGCCCGACGAGACCGCCGGCTGGTCGGCCAACAAATTATATTCGGAAGCCAAGGATGCCCTGGATGGCGGCGACTACACCCGCGCCGTCAAGCTGTATGAAAAGCTCGAGGGCCGCTATCCGTTCGGGCGCTATGCGCAGCAGGCGCAGATCGACACCGCCTACGCCAACTACAAGGACGGCGAGACCGCGGCCGCGCTGGCGGCGGTCGACCGCTTCATCCAGCTGCACCCGAACCATCCCACCATCGATTACGCCTACTACCTGAAGGGGCTGATCAACTTCAACGACAACCTCGGCTGGCTGGGCCGCTTCTCGGGGCAGGACCTGAGCGAGCGCGATCCCAAGGCCGCGCGCGCAGCCTACGATGCCTTCCATACGCTGATCACGCGCTACCCGGAAAGCAAGTACACGCCGGACGCCACGCTGCGCATGCAGTACATCGTCAACTCGCTGGCCCAGCATGAAGTGCACGCCGCGCGCTACTACTACCGGCGCGGCGCCTACCTGGCCGCGGTCAACCGCGCCCAGCAGTCGCTGAAGGACTACGACGGCGCACCGGCCAACGAAGAGGCGCTGTACATCATGATCCGCTCGTACGACGCGATGGGCATGAAGGACCTGCGCGACGACACCGCGCGCGTGATGGAGAAAAACTTCCCCGAGAGCGACTTCATCAAGTACGGCGCACGCCGCAAGGACAAGTCCTGGTGGGAAGTGTTCTGA
- a CDS encoding ATP-binding protein: MTLQRRLVLAVLVAAPVVWLLTLGMTYVRARHEINELYDTDMVRMALQMQSVVPLVDIAAGMSRARVPRLDEGDLGDAGLGDLAIAAWLPDGKPLHIDPDGDKLPRAEGVKGFTDVTLDQQRWRLYYLDDPDTGWRVCVGQQLGERDELILSYIAAQVLPWAVGLPLLIGLLIGFMRRAMAPVRTLSADIEARAADDRRPLSLAAVPGELVPLVHAMNRLLARVSDSIEHERRLTADAAHEMRTPLAALKAQWEIAERSPDRDERALARANVAAGIDRIGRLVSQLLTLSRLEDAAGLPARQPVNWVPVAQQALSDCLALAQQKQVDVELAWPPPDQAALPVAGDPALLSLLLRNLLDNAIRYSPPGALVLVDFRPDSITVRDQGPGVAPALLARLGDRFFRGGAGQHEQGHGLGISIARRVARLHGLELAFANRAGSGDGTDRGLSVRIARGA; the protein is encoded by the coding sequence ATGACGTTGCAGCGCAGGCTGGTGCTGGCGGTGCTGGTGGCCGCGCCGGTGGTATGGCTGTTGACGCTGGGCATGACCTATGTGCGCGCGCGGCACGAGATCAACGAGCTCTATGACACCGACATGGTGCGCATGGCACTGCAGATGCAGTCGGTGGTGCCGCTGGTCGACATCGCCGCCGGCATGTCGCGCGCGCGCGTGCCGCGGCTCGACGAAGGCGACCTGGGCGACGCCGGCCTGGGCGACCTCGCCATCGCCGCCTGGCTGCCCGACGGCAAGCCGCTGCATATCGATCCCGACGGCGACAAGCTGCCGCGCGCCGAAGGCGTCAAGGGCTTTACCGACGTCACGCTGGATCAGCAGCGCTGGCGGCTCTATTACCTCGACGATCCCGACACCGGCTGGCGCGTGTGCGTGGGCCAGCAGCTGGGCGAACGCGATGAGCTGATCCTGTCCTACATTGCCGCGCAGGTGCTGCCATGGGCGGTGGGCCTGCCGCTGCTGATCGGCCTGCTGATCGGCTTCATGCGGCGCGCGATGGCGCCGGTGCGCACGCTGTCCGCGGATATCGAGGCACGTGCCGCGGACGATCGCCGTCCGCTCAGCCTCGCTGCCGTTCCCGGCGAACTGGTGCCGCTGGTGCATGCGATGAACCGGCTGCTGGCGCGCGTTTCCGATTCGATCGAACATGAGCGGCGCCTGACCGCCGATGCCGCGCACGAGATGCGCACGCCGCTGGCGGCGCTCAAGGCGCAGTGGGAAATCGCCGAGCGCTCGCCCGACCGCGACGAACGCGCGCTGGCGCGGGCCAATGTCGCCGCCGGCATCGACCGTATCGGCCGGCTGGTGTCGCAGCTGCTGACGCTGAGCCGGCTCGAGGATGCCGCCGGGCTGCCGGCGCGCCAGCCGGTCAACTGGGTGCCGGTGGCACAGCAGGCGCTGTCCGACTGCCTGGCGCTGGCGCAGCAGAAGCAGGTCGACGTGGAGCTGGCCTGGCCGCCGCCGGACCAGGCCGCGTTGCCGGTGGCGGGCGATCCCGCGCTGCTGTCGCTGCTGCTGCGCAACCTGCTCGACAATGCGATCCGCTACAGCCCGCCGGGCGCGCTGGTGCTGGTCGATTTCCGGCCCGACAGCATCACCGTGCGCGACCAGGGGCCCGGCGTCGCGCCGGCGTTGCTGGCGCGCCTCGGTGACCGCTTTTTCCGCGGTGGCGCCGGGCAGCACGAGCAGGGCCACGGCCTGGGCATTTCCATCGCGCGACGCGTGGCACGGCTGCATGGGCTGGAGCTGGCGTTTGCCAACCGGGCCGGCAGTGGCGACGGTACAGACAGGGGCCTGTCCGTGCGCATCGCCCGCGGCGCCTGA
- the phaC gene encoding class I poly(R)-hydroxyalkanoic acid synthase, with product MATGKGAAASTQEGKSQPPKFTPGPFDPATWLEWSRQWQGTEGNGHAAASGMMAGIPGLDSLAGVKIAPAQLADIQQRYMKDFAALWQALAEGKPDGTGPLHDRRFAGDAWRNNVPYRYAAAFYLLNARALTELADAVEADAKTRQRIRFAISQWVDAMSPANFLATNPEAQRLLIESGGESLRAGVRNMMEDLTRGKISQTDETAFEVGRNVAVTEGAVVYENEYFQLLQYKPLTAKVHARPLLMVPPCINKYYILDLQPESSLVRHTVEQGHTVFLVSWRNPDASMASRTWDDYIEHAAIRAIEVARDISGEDQINVLGFCVGGTIISTALAVLAARGEHPAASLTLLTTLLDFADTGILDVFVDEGHVQLREATLGGGAGAPCALLRGLELANTFSFLRPNDLVWNYVVDNYLKGNTPVPFDLLFWNGDATNLPGPWYCWYLRHTYLQNELKVPGKLTVCDAPVDLGSIDVPTYLYGSREDHIVPWTAAYASTALLKNKLRFVLGASGHIAGVINPPAKKKRSHWTNDALPASPQQWLAGATEHPGSWWPDWSAWLASHAGAKRAAPAQYGNARFPAIEPAPGRYVKAKA from the coding sequence ATGGCGACCGGCAAAGGTGCGGCAGCTTCCACGCAGGAAGGCAAGTCCCAACCACCCAAGTTCACGCCGGGGCCATTCGATCCAGCCACCTGGCTGGAATGGTCCCGCCAGTGGCAGGGCACTGAAGGCAACGGCCACGCGGCCGCATCCGGCATGATGGCCGGCATCCCGGGCCTCGATTCGCTGGCAGGCGTCAAGATCGCGCCGGCCCAGCTGGCCGACATCCAGCAGCGCTACATGAAGGACTTCGCCGCGCTGTGGCAGGCGCTGGCCGAGGGCAAGCCCGACGGCACCGGGCCGCTGCACGATCGCCGCTTTGCCGGCGACGCGTGGCGCAACAATGTGCCGTACCGTTACGCCGCCGCTTTCTACCTGCTCAACGCCCGCGCGCTGACCGAACTCGCCGACGCGGTCGAGGCCGATGCCAAGACGCGCCAGCGCATCCGCTTCGCGATCTCGCAGTGGGTCGATGCGATGTCGCCCGCCAACTTCCTCGCCACCAATCCCGAAGCGCAGCGCCTGCTGATCGAATCGGGCGGTGAATCGCTGCGCGCCGGCGTGCGCAACATGATGGAGGACCTGACGCGGGGCAAGATCTCGCAGACCGACGAGACCGCGTTCGAGGTGGGCCGCAATGTTGCGGTGACCGAAGGCGCGGTGGTCTACGAGAACGAATACTTCCAGCTGCTGCAGTACAAGCCGCTCACCGCCAAGGTCCATGCGCGCCCGCTGCTGATGGTGCCGCCCTGCATCAACAAGTACTACATCCTTGACCTGCAGCCGGAAAGCTCGCTGGTGCGGCATACGGTGGAGCAGGGCCATACGGTATTCCTGGTGTCGTGGCGCAATCCCGATGCCAGCATGGCGTCGCGCACCTGGGACGACTACATCGAGCACGCCGCCATCCGCGCCATCGAAGTCGCGCGCGACATCAGCGGCGAGGACCAGATCAACGTGCTGGGCTTCTGCGTCGGCGGCACCATCATTTCAACCGCGCTCGCGGTGCTGGCCGCGCGCGGCGAGCATCCGGCCGCAAGCCTGACGCTGCTGACCACGCTGCTGGACTTTGCCGACACCGGCATCCTCGACGTCTTCGTCGACGAGGGCCACGTGCAGCTGCGCGAAGCCACGCTGGGCGGCGGTGCCGGCGCGCCGTGCGCGCTGCTGCGCGGGCTGGAGCTGGCCAACACCTTCTCGTTCCTGCGCCCGAACGATTTGGTGTGGAACTACGTGGTCGACAACTACCTGAAGGGCAATACCCCGGTGCCGTTCGACCTGCTGTTCTGGAACGGCGACGCGACCAACCTGCCGGGGCCGTGGTACTGCTGGTACCTGCGCCACACCTACCTGCAGAACGAGTTGAAGGTGCCCGGCAAGCTGACCGTATGCGATGCGCCGGTGGACCTGGGCAGCATCGACGTGCCGACTTATCTCTACGGCTCGCGCGAGGACCATATCGTGCCGTGGACCGCGGCCTATGCCTCGACCGCGCTGCTGAAGAACAAGCTGCGCTTCGTGCTGGGCGCCTCCGGCCATATCGCCGGCGTGATCAATCCGCCGGCAAAGAAAAAGCGCAGCCACTGGACCAATGACGCCTTGCCGGCGTCGCCGCAGCAATGGCTCGCCGGCGCCACCGAGCATCCCGGCAGCTGGTGGCCGGACTGGTCGGCATGGCTGGCCAGCCATGCCGGAGCCAAGCGCGCCGCGCCTGCGCAGTACGGCAACGCGCGCTTCCCTGCGATCGAACCCGCGCCTGGGCGCTACGTCAAGGCCAAGGCATGA